The following are encoded in a window of Brevibacillus sp. DP1.3A genomic DNA:
- a CDS encoding type 1 glutamine amidotransferase domain-containing protein, with translation MAKQILMVVTNHTDMQEGKKTGIWLSEFAEAYLAFENKGYEITVASPLGGVGPIDPGSVEDQTAQEILDAAKHLENTKKLDDVTADGFEAIFLPGGHGTMFDLPDNQKLQQLLRDFYEAGKIVAAVCHGPAGLVGATLSDGQPLVAGKRVNAFTDREEATTGLGAYLPFLLESKIRDLGAIYVASPNWSTHVEVDGNLITGQNPQSTLAVTEAVISKLGE, from the coding sequence ATGGCAAAACAAATCTTGATGGTAGTCACCAATCATACTGATATGCAGGAAGGCAAAAAAACAGGAATTTGGCTGTCCGAGTTTGCAGAGGCTTATCTGGCCTTCGAAAACAAAGGCTATGAAATCACAGTTGCTAGTCCATTGGGCGGAGTTGGTCCGATTGACCCTGGCAGCGTGGAGGACCAAACAGCGCAAGAAATCTTGGACGCCGCCAAGCATTTGGAAAACACCAAAAAGCTGGATGACGTAACAGCAGACGGCTTCGAGGCTATTTTCCTCCCAGGTGGTCATGGCACGATGTTTGACCTGCCAGATAACCAAAAGCTCCAGCAATTACTGCGAGATTTTTATGAAGCAGGAAAAATCGTAGCGGCTGTTTGCCACGGTCCTGCCGGGCTCGTGGGTGCGACTTTGTCCGATGGTCAGCCGCTCGTCGCAGGCAAGCGCGTGAATGCTTTCACAGACAGAGAAGAAGCAACGACAGGCTTGGGGGCTTATCTGCCTTTCCTCTTGGAGAGCAAAATCCGTGATCTCGGTGCCATTTATGTGGCCTCACCAAACTGGAGCACACATGTAGAAGTCGACGGCAACCTGATTACCGGACAAAATCCACAATCTACACTCGCTGTCACAGAAGCAGTAATAAGCAAATTAGGCGAATAA
- a CDS encoding hybrid sensor histidine kinase/response regulator transcription factor: MLSMIKKWFWYNWVIFALRTIWLGIIVIADVMYPAMIVVPFGVIILSALLVYAIPLIVQYRKEDWYLAVEVVMTGFFYLFVAYVAPALTWSFVLLVIIMGVASSRRTYMWTGISSGIILPAMNGLITNRPPYEFMFSCSFGFAIGMAFGILIESHKQARIIQEQKQLLEQHIKQIEELTLIEERNRLSHELHDTIGHSLTSLIVGVESLRSSVPDLQIERVDKLVSIAQGSLDDIRKHLHQLSHAHARFNQSLSEALLELTEEFMKSTGVTVNFRVIGIETLVMQKMSFCLYRCLQESLTNAVRHGQASVVSVDLFFESQQLRLQIEDNGNGIESIEFGLGLKERLEQQQGTLSVHSQSGQGTVVICNVPLQVEAGQGSIRLLIVDDQVMIADSLQQILSQQDNFIVVGTASDGQEALEQCERHQPDIVLMDVHMQGMNGLEAFLQMKERWSNMKVVVMTTFEDSVQAATALEHGAKGYMLKSTRPKEMMEAMKLIYSGGTWLDQSIATRVFEEMKRQREQLEKYSPNDPYGLTKREREILQLLSDGLRYKSIATKLYLSEGTVRNYCSTLYSKLGVSNREEAIELARTESIL, from the coding sequence ATGTTATCCATGATAAAAAAATGGTTCTGGTACAATTGGGTGATTTTTGCCTTACGAACGATTTGGCTAGGCATCATCGTCATCGCAGATGTTATGTATCCGGCAATGATAGTCGTTCCGTTCGGAGTCATCATCCTTAGTGCCCTTTTGGTTTATGCCATTCCATTGATCGTTCAATATAGAAAAGAAGATTGGTATCTGGCAGTCGAAGTCGTAATGACAGGCTTTTTTTATCTATTTGTGGCCTATGTAGCGCCTGCTTTGACTTGGTCTTTCGTTTTACTGGTGATCATTATGGGTGTGGCCAGTAGTCGCAGAACGTATATGTGGACGGGAATCTCTAGTGGGATTATTTTGCCGGCTATGAACGGTTTGATTACCAATCGTCCCCCGTACGAGTTCATGTTTAGTTGCAGCTTTGGTTTTGCGATCGGTATGGCATTCGGCATATTAATTGAGTCTCATAAGCAAGCCCGAATCATTCAAGAACAGAAGCAATTATTGGAGCAGCATATTAAGCAAATCGAAGAGCTTACACTGATCGAGGAACGTAATCGGCTGTCACATGAGTTGCATGACACGATTGGCCATTCGTTAACCTCTCTGATTGTTGGCGTTGAGTCGCTCCGATCCTCGGTTCCTGATTTACAGATCGAACGAGTCGATAAACTTGTCTCAATAGCACAAGGCAGCCTGGATGATATCAGAAAGCATTTGCATCAGCTCTCTCATGCTCATGCTCGGTTCAACCAGTCTTTAAGTGAGGCGCTACTGGAACTGACGGAAGAATTTATGAAATCAACAGGTGTAACGGTCAACTTCCGTGTGATCGGCATTGAGACGCTCGTTATGCAAAAAATGAGCTTTTGTCTATATCGTTGCCTGCAAGAATCGCTCACAAATGCGGTTCGTCACGGCCAAGCAAGTGTGGTATCTGTTGATCTGTTTTTCGAAAGTCAACAACTCCGTTTACAAATCGAAGATAATGGCAACGGAATAGAATCCATCGAATTCGGCTTAGGACTAAAGGAACGGCTTGAGCAACAGCAAGGTACGCTGTCCGTTCATTCACAATCAGGGCAAGGGACCGTTGTCATTTGTAATGTTCCTTTACAGGTAGAAGCTGGACAGGGAAGTATCCGCCTGCTTATTGTTGACGATCAAGTGATGATTGCCGACAGCTTACAGCAAATCTTAAGCCAGCAGGACAACTTTATCGTTGTTGGTACAGCTAGTGATGGGCAAGAAGCATTAGAACAGTGTGAGCGACACCAGCCGGATATCGTGTTAATGGACGTGCACATGCAAGGGATGAACGGACTGGAGGCCTTCCTTCAAATGAAAGAACGCTGGTCGAACATGAAGGTTGTGGTCATGACAACGTTTGAGGATTCGGTACAGGCAGCAACAGCATTGGAGCATGGGGCAAAAGGATATATGCTGAAGTCTACTCGTCCAAAAGAGATGATGGAAGCGATGAAGCTCATCTATAGCGGGGGAACGTGGCTTGATCAGTCGATTGCCACGCGCGTGTTCGAAGAGATGAAGCGCCAACGTGAGCAGTTAGAGAAGTACAGCCCGAATGATCCTTATGGATTGACGAAACGGGAGAGGGAGATTTTACAGCTTTTATCAGATGGGCTTCGCTACAAATCGATTGCCACCAAACTATATTTATCGGAGGGAACGGTACGGAATTACTGTTCCACCCTTTACTCGAAGCTCGGTGTCAGCAACCGGGAAGAAGCAATTGAACTGGCGCGAACTGAGAGTATCCTATAG
- a CDS encoding MFS transporter, producing the protein MATENMARHYEQAHATRKGSTLALYALTLGAFAIGMTEFIIMGLLSEVATSLNVSIPMAGFLITGYALGVAIGAPIITMATHRMPRKALLLFLMILFIAGNALAALAPNYTVLMLARILAALTHGSFFGVGSVIAAELVPKEKRAGAIAIMFTGLTLANILGVPIGTFLGQAYGWRSTFWAITIIGIIALIGIVMLVPKVANATSSLRQELGVLKRPAVHIALLMTVFGFGGVFTAFTYISPILVDITGFSPSSVSYILVLFGVGITIGNIYGGKLADRKLFPSLLGILVVLALVLAVFNFTDQHKLLTLITVFLLGIAAFGTVPGLQLHMLNTAKEAPTLASTLNIAAFNLGNALGAYIGGVVIDFNFAGGLSAVPWVASLVTVIGILFTIWGAQHQKRQR; encoded by the coding sequence ATGGCAACAGAAAATATGGCCCGTCACTATGAACAGGCACATGCCACTCGCAAAGGATCGACTCTCGCCTTGTACGCTCTGACACTCGGAGCATTTGCGATCGGGATGACAGAGTTCATCATTATGGGACTACTCTCTGAGGTAGCCACCAGTCTGAACGTTTCCATTCCGATGGCTGGATTCCTTATTACCGGTTATGCATTGGGTGTCGCTATCGGCGCTCCCATCATTACGATGGCTACCCACAGAATGCCGCGCAAAGCACTTTTGCTGTTTCTTATGATTCTATTTATCGCGGGAAATGCGCTAGCCGCTCTCGCACCGAACTATACGGTTCTGATGTTGGCTCGGATCCTGGCTGCTCTTACCCACGGATCGTTCTTCGGTGTGGGTTCGGTCATTGCCGCTGAGCTGGTTCCCAAGGAAAAACGCGCGGGTGCCATCGCGATCATGTTTACCGGACTGACACTGGCCAATATTTTGGGTGTACCGATTGGAACATTTCTGGGGCAAGCGTACGGCTGGCGCTCTACCTTCTGGGCAATCACGATTATTGGGATCATTGCGTTGATCGGAATCGTTATGCTCGTTCCGAAGGTCGCCAACGCAACATCCAGTCTGCGGCAAGAGCTCGGCGTGCTCAAACGCCCAGCGGTTCATATCGCGCTTTTGATGACCGTATTCGGATTTGGTGGCGTATTTACTGCGTTTACGTACATTTCGCCAATCCTGGTGGATATCACAGGCTTCTCACCCAGCTCTGTTTCGTACATCCTCGTCTTGTTCGGCGTAGGGATTACGATCGGGAATATTTACGGAGGAAAATTGGCAGACCGCAAGCTGTTTCCTTCCTTGCTCGGAATACTTGTCGTACTGGCGCTCGTTCTCGCTGTGTTCAACTTTACGGATCAGCATAAGCTCCTCACCTTGATAACCGTATTCCTTTTGGGGATTGCCGCATTTGGTACGGTTCCTGGCTTGCAGCTCCACATGCTGAACACAGCCAAGGAAGCACCTACGCTCGCCTCGACACTGAACATCGCGGCCTTCAATCTGGGAAATGCGCTTGGTGCCTATATTGGGGGCGTTGTAATCGATTTTAACTTTGCAGGAGGTCTTTCTGCCGTTCCTTGGGTCGCTTCACTCGTGACGGTCATCGGAATTTTGTTTACGATATGGGGAGCGCAACACCAGAAACGTCAAAGGTAA
- a CDS encoding ring-cleaving dioxygenase, translated as MHTIPGHHHVSMLTKHAPSNNHFYQNVLGLRRVKKTVNQDDPSMYHLFYGDLTGSAGTELSFFEMPMVGKTVRGTNAITRIGLLVPSLESLTFWKKRFEQLNVHHGDITKYAGRDALHFEDPEGLRLILINNNGEGVPPNWAPWDESVVEEKHRILGIGTVEITVRSLDKLASLLTDTFGYTEVSRSEQEAIYQSISGKSFGEIVIKQEEGTPEKPGRGSVHHLAIRVSNDEELQYWDDAVRKRGFRSTGIVDRFYFKSLYFRESNGILFEIATDGPGFTADSTVAELGKALDLPPFLEERRAEIEAKLTPID; from the coding sequence ATGCACACCATTCCAGGCCATCACCATGTATCTATGTTAACCAAACATGCTCCGTCGAATAATCACTTTTACCAAAACGTATTGGGACTGCGCAGAGTGAAGAAAACCGTCAACCAAGACGATCCGTCGATGTATCACCTGTTTTACGGTGATTTAACAGGCAGTGCCGGAACAGAGTTGTCGTTTTTTGAAATGCCGATGGTAGGAAAAACCGTACGCGGCACGAACGCGATCACTCGAATCGGACTGCTCGTTCCGTCATTGGAGAGCTTGACCTTTTGGAAAAAGCGTTTTGAGCAACTGAATGTTCACCATGGCGACATTACCAAGTACGCTGGCCGCGATGCCTTACATTTTGAAGACCCGGAAGGCCTGCGTCTGATCCTGATCAATAACAACGGCGAAGGAGTTCCACCGAATTGGGCTCCATGGGATGAATCCGTGGTCGAAGAAAAGCATCGCATCTTGGGAATCGGCACAGTGGAAATTACCGTCCGCTCCTTGGACAAATTAGCCAGTCTGTTAACAGACACATTCGGCTACACAGAAGTATCACGCTCAGAACAAGAAGCCATTTATCAATCTATCTCAGGGAAATCCTTTGGAGAAATTGTCATCAAGCAGGAAGAGGGAACCCCTGAAAAACCGGGTCGAGGCAGTGTTCATCACTTGGCGATTCGTGTGAGCAACGATGAGGAGCTGCAATACTGGGATGACGCCGTTCGAAAACGCGGTTTCCGCTCAACAGGGATCGTGGATCGCTTCTACTTCAAAAGCTTGTATTTCCGTGAGTCAAACGGCATTTTGTTCGAAATTGCAACAGACGGTCCTGGCTTCACAGCAGATTCAACCGTTGCGGAGCTCGGAAAAGCTTTGGACTTACCTCCATTCCTCGAAGAACGCCGTGCAGAAATTGAAGCGAAATTGACACCTATAGATTAA
- a CDS encoding serine hydrolase, which yields MKPFPMQKGASLTLSAFLIGTLILPTYGCAEASVDQAITQQKETDHAKIKEAIDKAAASENIPGVLFAVKKGNDFWSYASGEANIESKKPMEADFSFRIGSITKSFVGVVTLQLAEEKKLSLDDSLEKWLPGVVQGNGYDGNKITIRQLLNHSSGVADYLDDQLKESLIQNSTQTFTAEQLISRALKHTPTTGGYSNTNTVLMKLIIQKVTGETVAEQIKKRIIEPLQLTETFFPDNSQSIPKNSPNGYFDNAGTLMDMTDLNPSFADAAGAMISTTKDLTTFFSALLGGKLLTPEMHKEMLTTVSNPHGKFGLGIQEVTLPNGTTIWGHQGGIPGFTNFAGGTKDGEHVIAMSINVLGAAVPHIENIQMTELTGQAKQPSTPDQAAQKHGKEMKDFIDQKAKVEGVPGIIAAGLRDGEYWSYAAGVANLDHKNPMEQDFTFRIGSVTKAFVATLVLQLAQEKKLNLDDSVEKWLPGVVKGNGYDGNKITIRQLLNQTSGIASYTSTDMRYATSFPQYTVNDLVRMGLAKPPVFQPGAGWDYSNTNTVLAGLVIQKVTGETYDVQIKKRILDPLQMTDTSFSGSNPKIPGQHATGYNMNQAGKLYDFTEYNPSWANAAGEMISTGKDLTTFFSALLGGKLLSDEMMKQMTTGVDSPFGKYGLGLYEVTLPNGKTYWGHGGGIHGFETLAGGTLGGKDILVTNINAVGPEPVVANQAMFEKEFSR from the coding sequence ATGAAACCATTCCCTATGCAAAAAGGAGCGTCCCTTACGTTATCTGCATTTTTGATAGGAACGCTGATACTTCCTACTTACGGTTGTGCGGAAGCAAGTGTGGACCAAGCAATCACGCAACAAAAGGAAACGGATCATGCCAAAATAAAAGAAGCGATTGATAAAGCCGCTGCCAGCGAAAACATTCCAGGTGTCCTCTTTGCAGTAAAGAAGGGAAATGATTTCTGGTCGTATGCTTCCGGCGAAGCGAATATAGAAAGTAAGAAACCGATGGAAGCTGACTTTTCATTTCGAATCGGGAGTATAACGAAATCGTTCGTAGGTGTAGTGACCCTGCAACTAGCTGAGGAAAAGAAGCTAAGCCTCGATGACTCGTTGGAAAAATGGCTCCCAGGTGTCGTCCAAGGAAACGGATATGACGGTAACAAAATTACGATTCGTCAGTTATTAAATCATTCGAGTGGAGTGGCAGACTACTTAGATGATCAACTCAAGGAAAGTTTAATCCAAAACTCCACTCAAACGTTTACAGCAGAACAACTCATTTCTCGCGCATTAAAGCATACACCGACCACGGGTGGCTATTCGAATACGAATACAGTGCTGATGAAACTCATTATCCAAAAGGTCACAGGAGAAACGGTTGCCGAACAAATCAAGAAACGAATTATTGAGCCGCTTCAACTAACAGAAACGTTTTTCCCGGATAACTCACAATCCATTCCGAAAAACAGTCCAAATGGATACTTTGACAATGCCGGTACATTAATGGATATGACTGACCTTAACCCTTCGTTTGCAGACGCAGCAGGGGCTATGATCTCGACTACGAAGGATTTAACAACGTTCTTTAGCGCTTTATTGGGCGGAAAATTGTTAACACCTGAGATGCATAAAGAAATGTTAACTACTGTTTCTAATCCACACGGAAAATTTGGACTCGGTATTCAGGAAGTAACCTTGCCGAATGGCACTACCATATGGGGTCATCAAGGTGGCATTCCTGGATTCACCAACTTCGCAGGTGGAACAAAAGACGGCGAGCATGTGATCGCGATGAGTATCAACGTATTAGGAGCTGCTGTACCTCATATTGAGAACATCCAGATGACTGAACTCACGGGACAAGCCAAGCAACCATCCACCCCGGATCAAGCAGCTCAAAAACATGGGAAAGAAATGAAGGACTTCATTGATCAGAAAGCAAAAGTCGAGGGAGTCCCTGGCATAATTGCTGCTGGGTTAAGAGACGGAGAATACTGGTCTTATGCAGCCGGTGTAGCCAACCTCGATCATAAAAATCCGATGGAGCAAGACTTTACTTTCCGTATTGGCAGTGTCACAAAGGCGTTTGTTGCTACCCTTGTCTTACAGTTGGCTCAGGAGAAAAAGCTGAATCTGGATGACTCGGTAGAAAAATGGCTCCCAGGTGTGGTAAAGGGCAATGGGTATGACGGCAACAAAATCACGATTCGTCAGTTATTGAACCAAACGAGCGGGATTGCAAGCTATACGAGTACAGACATGCGATACGCTACCTCATTCCCTCAATATACCGTTAATGACCTTGTACGTATGGGACTGGCAAAGCCGCCAGTATTTCAACCGGGAGCAGGCTGGGACTATTCGAATACAAATACCGTACTAGCTGGTCTTGTTATTCAGAAGGTAACAGGAGAAACGTACGATGTGCAGATAAAGAAACGAATCCTCGACCCGCTTCAGATGACAGATACATCCTTTAGTGGTAGTAATCCAAAAATCCCAGGCCAGCATGCCACAGGCTATAACATGAATCAGGCAGGTAAACTGTATGATTTCACAGAGTATAATCCTTCATGGGCGAATGCTGCGGGGGAAATGATCTCCACAGGGAAAGATTTGACCACCTTTTTTAGTGCGCTTTTGGGTGGGAAACTATTAAGTGACGAGATGATGAAGCAGATGACAACAGGTGTGGACTCACCTTTTGGCAAATATGGACTGGGACTTTATGAGGTGACACTGCCGAACGGAAAGACCTATTGGGGACATGGAGGCGGCATTCATGGGTTTGAAACGTTAGCGGGTGGTACCTTAGGCGGGAAGGATATTTTGGTGACGAACATCAATGCGGTCGGTCCAGAACCTGTCGTCGCTAATCAAGCCATGTTCGAAAAGGAATTTAGCCGTTAA
- a CDS encoding LLM class flavin-dependent oxidoreductase: MEQYRIDTKKGLEFGLYSIGDHVPNPHTGSKISSEQRIKELIEASKLADEAGLDVFAVGESHQTYFTTQAHTVILGAIAQATKNIKIASSATVLSTSDPVRVYEDFATLDLISNGRAEIVAGRGSRVGAYSLLGYDVRDYEELFEEKMDLLIKLNNEDRVTWEGQFRAPLQNATILPQPIQGRLPIWRAVGGPPASAIKAGQAGVPMMLTTLGGPAINFKGSVDAYREAAKQNGFDPATLPVATTSLFYTADKTSDVLREYYPHLNGGFIALRGSGYPKQQFAQSVDYRDALMVGSPDVIIEKMLYQYEMYGQQRFMAQIDFGGVPFDKIAKNIELIATKILPEVKKHTTKS, encoded by the coding sequence ATGGAACAATATCGTATCGACACCAAAAAGGGGCTTGAATTCGGTTTATATTCGATTGGCGATCATGTCCCGAATCCACATACAGGCTCCAAGATTTCTTCTGAACAGCGCATCAAGGAATTAATCGAGGCAAGCAAGCTGGCAGATGAAGCAGGACTTGATGTATTCGCTGTCGGTGAAAGCCACCAGACGTATTTTACGACGCAGGCACATACCGTCATTCTGGGGGCGATCGCACAAGCTACGAAGAACATTAAAATCGCGAGCTCCGCTACTGTATTGAGCACATCTGATCCAGTCCGTGTTTACGAAGACTTTGCCACCTTGGATCTGATCTCCAATGGTCGGGCAGAAATTGTTGCCGGACGCGGTTCCCGAGTAGGAGCATATAGCCTCCTCGGCTACGATGTGCGCGACTATGAAGAATTGTTTGAAGAGAAAATGGATCTTCTTATCAAGCTAAATAACGAGGATCGGGTTACGTGGGAAGGGCAGTTCCGTGCACCGCTACAAAACGCTACGATCCTCCCGCAGCCTATACAAGGACGTCTGCCCATCTGGCGTGCAGTAGGGGGACCACCTGCAAGTGCGATTAAAGCTGGTCAAGCTGGTGTGCCTATGATGCTAACCACACTTGGAGGTCCAGCCATTAACTTCAAAGGTTCCGTCGATGCTTACCGGGAGGCGGCGAAGCAAAATGGTTTTGACCCAGCGACCTTACCAGTAGCGACAACGAGTTTGTTTTATACAGCCGACAAAACTTCGGATGTTCTTCGTGAGTACTATCCGCATCTGAACGGTGGTTTTATCGCATTGCGTGGCAGTGGCTATCCGAAGCAACAGTTTGCACAATCAGTCGATTATCGTGATGCATTAATGGTAGGCAGCCCTGACGTCATTATCGAAAAAATGCTTTACCAATACGAAATGTACGGACAACAACGCTTCATGGCACAAATCGATTTTGGCGGCGTACCTTTTGATAAAATCGCGAAAAACATTGAACTGATCGCAACGAAAATTTTGCCAGAAGTGAAAAAGCATACCACCAAATCGTAA
- a CDS encoding MarR family winged helix-turn-helix transcriptional regulator, whose protein sequence is MRNNTIGSLIWLRLMRFTTQSNQLSNEFLKRFDLTTAQFDVLMQISVYQPLTQSELAEKVTVTQGGISRMLVRLEKEGYIVRRQDWKTKTISLTEKGEAVLEQAFPEQLAFQSSFFDEVLSEEEQKTLYTLMTRVHKNSQKKELPPE, encoded by the coding sequence ATGCGTAATAACACCATAGGCTCATTAATCTGGTTACGCTTGATGCGGTTTACCACCCAAAGCAACCAGCTGTCAAATGAGTTTCTCAAACGCTTCGACTTAACAACAGCGCAATTCGATGTCCTGATGCAAATAAGCGTCTACCAGCCTCTCACCCAGTCGGAGTTAGCTGAGAAGGTAACCGTTACACAGGGTGGTATTTCTCGGATGCTCGTAAGACTTGAAAAAGAGGGCTACATTGTACGCAGGCAGGATTGGAAAACAAAAACGATCAGCCTAACCGAAAAAGGGGAAGCCGTACTGGAACAAGCCTTTCCTGAACAACTAGCGTTTCAGTCGTCATTCTTCGATGAGGTACTAAGTGAAGAAGAACAAAAAACGCTTTACACTCTAATGACACGCGTCCATAAGAATAGCCAAAAAAAAGAATTACCGCCTGAGTAA
- a CDS encoding LysR family transcriptional regulator, whose translation MVDFEWYRSFISIYKHSSVSEAARTRMMTQPAMSQHLASLEAEVGEPLFTRAPRKMIPTERGKALYTQVVPLIEALEETTQTLKTNAATALPVIRIGSAHEFFREKLAPHIGSFQMRVIAYLGVASKILEFLLEEKVDLIVMSQKLSAPGVEYIPYMQEEFALVAPPEFREPTFDDKESFESWLCAQPWISYDLDLPIIRRFWREHFQKRPQTHPTHVVPDLHSVLKAIEHGAGISLLPTFMLDDHLSRNKVKIMYPSYTVHNDLYLAYQVKNRNLPHLKTLIDALKKVV comes from the coding sequence ATGGTGGACTTTGAATGGTACCGTAGCTTTATCAGCATCTATAAGCATAGCTCTGTATCGGAGGCTGCCAGAACGAGGATGATGACACAACCAGCCATGAGCCAGCATCTGGCCTCCCTGGAAGCAGAGGTGGGGGAGCCATTATTTACACGAGCTCCTCGAAAAATGATTCCTACCGAGAGAGGCAAAGCGCTCTATACACAGGTGGTTCCGCTCATCGAAGCTTTGGAAGAAACCACGCAAACCCTCAAGACAAACGCGGCCACAGCTCTGCCCGTCATTCGGATCGGGTCGGCGCATGAGTTTTTCCGCGAGAAGCTAGCGCCGCATATCGGAAGCTTCCAAATGCGCGTCATCGCCTATCTCGGTGTCGCTTCCAAGATACTCGAATTCCTCCTGGAGGAAAAAGTAGACCTCATCGTCATGTCGCAAAAGCTTTCCGCACCAGGCGTCGAATATATTCCGTACATGCAAGAGGAATTTGCTTTGGTGGCACCTCCCGAATTCAGGGAACCAACGTTTGACGACAAGGAGTCTTTTGAATCGTGGCTATGCGCTCAGCCGTGGATCAGCTATGATTTGGATTTGCCGATCATCCGCCGTTTTTGGCGCGAGCATTTCCAAAAGCGTCCACAAACGCATCCGACACACGTCGTACCCGATTTGCACAGTGTGCTGAAAGCTATTGAGCACGGCGCAGGCATCAGCCTGTTGCCTACGTTCATGCTTGATGACCATTTGTCCAGGAACAAAGTAAAGATCATGTACCCGTCCTATACGGTTCATAATGACCTATACTTGGCCTACCAGGTGAAAAACCGGAATCTGCCTCATCTGAAGACATTGATTGATGCGCTGAAAAAGGTAGTTTAG